A genomic segment from Oncorhynchus keta strain PuntledgeMale-10-30-2019 chromosome 9, Oket_V2, whole genome shotgun sequence encodes:
- the LOC118387888 gene encoding chondroitin sulfate N-acetylgalactosaminyltransferase 1-like isoform X2 has translation MLRRGLLAWVSRVGVLLVLVCCSLSLLYVMTCSPHSEDNLVSHALPRPGLGVGAAGGIGAGQSGPPGREDYQAMLAEREEQHKLHMASLKKQIAQLKEALQERSEQLKGVQDTMERAAGRGQGGQSPGGGALGEGGQGPGADRSHTDLQEFLRSQLGRAEVHQGTRLPNEYAVVPFESFTLQRVYQLEMGLTRHPEEKPVRKDRRDELSEALETALRSLNTPRDGTDKGRTTKVYSPSDFIEGIARTEKDKGTLYELTFKGDQSREFRKLVLFRPFGPLMKVKNERVDTANVPINIIVPLSQRADKFRQFMHNFREVCVRQDGRVHLTVVYFGKDQMNEVRSTLENTSSRHRVDHLLLLLLLP, from the exons ATGCTGCGGAGGGGTCTGCTGGCCTGGGTGTCCCGTGTGGGCGTGCTATTGGTCCTAGTGTgctgctctctgtccctcctctacGTCATGACCTGCAGCCCCCACTCCGAGGACAACCTGGTGAGCCACGCCCTGCCACGCCCCGGGCTGGGGGTAGGGGCAGCAGGGGGCATAGGGGCGGGTCAGAGCGGGCCCCCGGGGCGGGAGGACTACCAGGCCATGCTAGCGGAGCGCGAGGAGCAGCACAAGCTACACATGGCGAGTCTGAAGAAGCAGATCGCCCAGTTAAAAGAAGCACTGCAGGAGCGTAGTGAGCAGCTCAAAGGAGTTCAAGACACAATGGAACGGGCAGCAGGGAGAGGCCAGGGCGGACAGTCCCCAGGAGGAGGTGCCCTCGGGGAGGGGGGGCAGGGGCCTGGGGCTGACAGGAGCCACACGGACCTCCAGGAGTTCCTTCGCAGTCAGCTGGGCCGGGCAGAGGTCCACCAGGGGACCAGACTACCCAATGAGTATGCCGTGGTGCCCTTTGAGAGCTTCACCCTGCAGAGGGTGTACCAGCTGGAGATGGGCCTGACCAGGCACCCTGAGGAGAAGCCCGTGAGGAAGGACCGGAGGGATGAGCTGAGTGAAGCGCTGGAGACAGCCCTGCGGAGCCTCAACACACCCCGAGACGGAACAGACAAGGGCCGGACCACCAAGGTCTACTCCCCATCAGACTTCATAGAAG GTATCGCTCGGACGGAGAAGGACAAAGGCACTCTGTATGAGCTCACCTTCAAAGGGGACCAGAGCCGTGAGTTCAGGAAGCTGGTTCTGTTCCGTCCCTTTGGGCCCCTGATGAAGGTGAAGAACGAGAGGGTGGACACGGCTAACGTCCccatcaacatcatagtgcccctCTCCCAGAGGGCCGACAAGTTCAGACAATTCATGCACAACTTCAG agaggtgtgtgtgcggcAGGATGGGCGTGTCCACCTCACAGTGGTGTATTTTGGGAAGGACCAGATGAATGAAGTCCGGAGCACCCTGGAGAACACGTCTAG CAGGCACCGGGTGGAtcatttgctgctgctgctgcttctgccCTGA